One genomic segment of Balaenoptera musculus isolate JJ_BM4_2016_0621 chromosome 11, mBalMus1.pri.v3, whole genome shotgun sequence includes these proteins:
- the OGG1 gene encoding N-glycosylase/DNA lyase isoform X5, translating into MLARSLLQHSMRHRTLASVPALWASIPCPRSELRLDLVLASGQSFRWREQSPAHWSGVLADQVWTLTQTEEHLYCTVYRGDKGRVGRPTLEELKAVRQYFQLDVSLVQLYHHWSSVDPHFQEVTQKFQGVRLLQQDPIECLFSFICSSNNNIARITGMVERLCQTFGPRLLQLDDVAYHGFPSLQALTGPQVEAQLRKLGLGYRARYVSASARAILEERGGLPWLQQLRKAPYEEAHKALCTLPGVGTKVADCICLMALDKPQAVPVDVHVWQIAHCDYSWHPTTAKGPSPQANKELGAVQC; encoded by the exons ATGTTAGCTCGCTCCCTTCTGCAGCATAGCATGAGACATCGCACTCTAGCCTCCGTCCCGGCCCTGTGGGCCTCCATCCCCTGTCCACGCTCTGAGCTGCGCCTGGACCTGGTTCTGGCTTCTGGACAGTCATTCCG GTGGAGGGAGCAAAGCCCTGCGCACTGGAGTGGCGTGCTGGCCGACCAGGTATGGACACTGACCCAGACTGAGGAGCATCTTTACTGCACTGTGTACCGAGGGGATAAGGGCCGGGTTGGCAGGCCCACACTGGAAGAGCTAAAGGCCGTGCGACAGTACTTCCAGCTGGATGTCAGCCTTGTTCAGCTGTATCACCATTGGAGTTCCGTGGACCCCCACTTTCAAGAGGTGACTCAGAAATTCCAAG GTGTGCGACTCCTGCAACAGGACCCCATCGAGTGCCTCTTCTCCTTCATCTGTTCCTCCAACAACAACATTGCCCGCATCACTGGCATGGTGGAGCGGCTCTGCCAGACCTTCGGACCTCGGCTCCTCCAGCTTGATGATGTCGCCTACCATGGATTCCCCAGCTTGCAGGCCCTGACTG GGCCACAGGTGGAGGCTCAGCTCAGGAAGCTGGGCCTGGGGTATCGTGCCCGCTACGTGAGTGCCAGTGCCCGAGCCATCCTGGAAGAACGgggtggacttccctggctgcAGCAGCTGCGCAAGGCCCCCTATGAGGAGGCCCATAAGGCCCTCTGCACCCTGCCTGGGGTAGGCACCAAG GTGGCCGACTGCATCTGCTTGATGGCCCTAGACAAGCCCCAGGCTGTGCCCGTGGACGTCCACGTGTGGCAGATCGCTCATTGTGACTACAGCTGGCACCCCACCACCGCCAAGGGTCCGAGCCCGCAGGCCAACAAGGAACTGG GTGCTGTTCAGTGCTGA
- the OGG1 gene encoding N-glycosylase/DNA lyase isoform X3, translated as MLARSLLQHSMRHRTLASVPALWASIPCPRSELRLDLVLASGQSFRWREQSPAHWSGVLADQVWTLTQTEEHLYCTVYRGDKGRVGRPTLEELKAVRQYFQLDVSLVQLYHHWSSVDPHFQEVTQKFQGVRLLQQDPIECLFSFICSSNNNIARITGMVERLCQTFGPRLLQLDDVAYHGFPSLQALTGPQVEAQLRKLGLGYRARYVSASARAILEERGGLPWLQQLRKAPYEEAHKALCTLPGVGTKVADCICLMALDKPQAVPVDVHVWQIAHCDYSWHPTTAKGPSPQANKELGSFFRSLWGPYAGWAQATPPPPTPGAVQC; from the exons ATGTTAGCTCGCTCCCTTCTGCAGCATAGCATGAGACATCGCACTCTAGCCTCCGTCCCGGCCCTGTGGGCCTCCATCCCCTGTCCACGCTCTGAGCTGCGCCTGGACCTGGTTCTGGCTTCTGGACAGTCATTCCG GTGGAGGGAGCAAAGCCCTGCGCACTGGAGTGGCGTGCTGGCCGACCAGGTATGGACACTGACCCAGACTGAGGAGCATCTTTACTGCACTGTGTACCGAGGGGATAAGGGCCGGGTTGGCAGGCCCACACTGGAAGAGCTAAAGGCCGTGCGACAGTACTTCCAGCTGGATGTCAGCCTTGTTCAGCTGTATCACCATTGGAGTTCCGTGGACCCCCACTTTCAAGAGGTGACTCAGAAATTCCAAG GTGTGCGACTCCTGCAACAGGACCCCATCGAGTGCCTCTTCTCCTTCATCTGTTCCTCCAACAACAACATTGCCCGCATCACTGGCATGGTGGAGCGGCTCTGCCAGACCTTCGGACCTCGGCTCCTCCAGCTTGATGATGTCGCCTACCATGGATTCCCCAGCTTGCAGGCCCTGACTG GGCCACAGGTGGAGGCTCAGCTCAGGAAGCTGGGCCTGGGGTATCGTGCCCGCTACGTGAGTGCCAGTGCCCGAGCCATCCTGGAAGAACGgggtggacttccctggctgcAGCAGCTGCGCAAGGCCCCCTATGAGGAGGCCCATAAGGCCCTCTGCACCCTGCCTGGGGTAGGCACCAAG GTGGCCGACTGCATCTGCTTGATGGCCCTAGACAAGCCCCAGGCTGTGCCCGTGGACGTCCACGTGTGGCAGATCGCTCATTGTGACTACAGCTGGCACCCCACCACCGCCAAGGGTCCGAGCCCGCAGGCCAACAAGGAACTGG GAAGCTTTTTCCGGAGCCTGTGGGGACCTTATGCTGGCTGGGCCCAAGCA ACTCCTCCCCCCCCCACGCCAGGTGCTGTTCAGTGCTGA
- the OGG1 gene encoding N-glycosylase/DNA lyase isoform X2 encodes MLARSLLQHSMRHRTLASVPALWASIPCPRSELRLDLVLASGQSFRWREQSPAHWSGVLADQVWTLTQTEEHLYCTVYRGDKGRVGRPTLEELKAVRQYFQLDVSLVQLYHHWSSVDPHFQEVTQKFQGVRLLQQDPIECLFSFICSSNNNIARITGMVERLCQTFGPRLLQLDDVAYHGFPSLQALTGPQVEAQLRKLGLGYRARYVSASARAILEERGGLPWLQQLRKAPYEEAHKALCTLPGVGTKVADCICLMALDKPQAVPVDVHVWQIAHCDYSWHPTTAKGPSPQANKELGSFFRSLWGPYAGWAQAVLFSADLRQPHRAQEPPAKRRKRCPGPEG; translated from the exons ATGTTAGCTCGCTCCCTTCTGCAGCATAGCATGAGACATCGCACTCTAGCCTCCGTCCCGGCCCTGTGGGCCTCCATCCCCTGTCCACGCTCTGAGCTGCGCCTGGACCTGGTTCTGGCTTCTGGACAGTCATTCCG GTGGAGGGAGCAAAGCCCTGCGCACTGGAGTGGCGTGCTGGCCGACCAGGTATGGACACTGACCCAGACTGAGGAGCATCTTTACTGCACTGTGTACCGAGGGGATAAGGGCCGGGTTGGCAGGCCCACACTGGAAGAGCTAAAGGCCGTGCGACAGTACTTCCAGCTGGATGTCAGCCTTGTTCAGCTGTATCACCATTGGAGTTCCGTGGACCCCCACTTTCAAGAGGTGACTCAGAAATTCCAAG GTGTGCGACTCCTGCAACAGGACCCCATCGAGTGCCTCTTCTCCTTCATCTGTTCCTCCAACAACAACATTGCCCGCATCACTGGCATGGTGGAGCGGCTCTGCCAGACCTTCGGACCTCGGCTCCTCCAGCTTGATGATGTCGCCTACCATGGATTCCCCAGCTTGCAGGCCCTGACTG GGCCACAGGTGGAGGCTCAGCTCAGGAAGCTGGGCCTGGGGTATCGTGCCCGCTACGTGAGTGCCAGTGCCCGAGCCATCCTGGAAGAACGgggtggacttccctggctgcAGCAGCTGCGCAAGGCCCCCTATGAGGAGGCCCATAAGGCCCTCTGCACCCTGCCTGGGGTAGGCACCAAG GTGGCCGACTGCATCTGCTTGATGGCCCTAGACAAGCCCCAGGCTGTGCCCGTGGACGTCCACGTGTGGCAGATCGCTCATTGTGACTACAGCTGGCACCCCACCACCGCCAAGGGTCCGAGCCCGCAGGCCAACAAGGAACTGG GAAGCTTTTTCCGGAGCCTGTGGGGACCTTATGCTGGCTGGGCCCAAGCA GTGCTGTTCAGTGCTGACCTGCGCCAACCCCACCGAGCTCAGGAGCCACCAGCAAAGCGCAGAAAGAGATGCCCAGGGCCGGAAGGCTAG
- the OGG1 gene encoding N-glycosylase/DNA lyase isoform X4, whose translation MLARSLLQHSMRHRTLASVPALWASIPCPRSELRLDLVLASGQSFRWREQSPAHWSGVLADQVWTLTQTEEHLYCTVYRGDKGRVGRPTLEELKAVRQYFQLDVSLVQLYHHWSSVDPHFQEVTQKFQGVRLLQQDPIECLFSFICSSNNNIARITGMVERLCQTFGPRLLQLDDVAYHGFPSLQALTGPQVEAQLRKLGLGYRARYVSASARAILEERGGLPWLQQLRKAPYEEAHKALCTLPGVGTKVADCICLMALDKPQAVPVDVHVWQIAHCDYSWHPTTAKGPSPQANKELERSPLPGRKHGVRQPQLSN comes from the exons ATGTTAGCTCGCTCCCTTCTGCAGCATAGCATGAGACATCGCACTCTAGCCTCCGTCCCGGCCCTGTGGGCCTCCATCCCCTGTCCACGCTCTGAGCTGCGCCTGGACCTGGTTCTGGCTTCTGGACAGTCATTCCG GTGGAGGGAGCAAAGCCCTGCGCACTGGAGTGGCGTGCTGGCCGACCAGGTATGGACACTGACCCAGACTGAGGAGCATCTTTACTGCACTGTGTACCGAGGGGATAAGGGCCGGGTTGGCAGGCCCACACTGGAAGAGCTAAAGGCCGTGCGACAGTACTTCCAGCTGGATGTCAGCCTTGTTCAGCTGTATCACCATTGGAGTTCCGTGGACCCCCACTTTCAAGAGGTGACTCAGAAATTCCAAG GTGTGCGACTCCTGCAACAGGACCCCATCGAGTGCCTCTTCTCCTTCATCTGTTCCTCCAACAACAACATTGCCCGCATCACTGGCATGGTGGAGCGGCTCTGCCAGACCTTCGGACCTCGGCTCCTCCAGCTTGATGATGTCGCCTACCATGGATTCCCCAGCTTGCAGGCCCTGACTG GGCCACAGGTGGAGGCTCAGCTCAGGAAGCTGGGCCTGGGGTATCGTGCCCGCTACGTGAGTGCCAGTGCCCGAGCCATCCTGGAAGAACGgggtggacttccctggctgcAGCAGCTGCGCAAGGCCCCCTATGAGGAGGCCCATAAGGCCCTCTGCACCCTGCCTGGGGTAGGCACCAAG GTGGCCGACTGCATCTGCTTGATGGCCCTAGACAAGCCCCAGGCTGTGCCCGTGGACGTCCACGTGTGGCAGATCGCTCATTGTGACTACAGCTGGCACCCCACCACCGCCAAGGGTCCGAGCCCGCAGGCCAACAAGGAACTGG
- the OGG1 gene encoding N-glycosylase/DNA lyase isoform X6, producing MGWPQRVQEGKLSARAALCLGVRWREQSPAHWSGVLADQVWTLTQTEEHLYCTVYRGDKGRVGRPTLEELKAVRQYFQLDVSLVQLYHHWSSVDPHFQEVTQKFQGVRLLQQDPIECLFSFICSSNNNIARITGMVERLCQTFGPRLLQLDDVAYHGFPSLQALTGPQVEAQLRKLGLGYRARYVSASARAILEERGGLPWLQQLRKAPYEEAHKALCTLPGVGTKVADCICLMALDKPQAVPVDVHVWQIAHCDYSWHPTTAKGPSPQANKELGAVQC from the exons ATGGGATGGCCCCAAAGGGTGCAGGAAGGGAAACTGAGTGCTAGGGCTGCCCTGTGCCTGGGGGTCAGGTGGAGGGAGCAAAGCCCTGCGCACTGGAGTGGCGTGCTGGCCGACCAGGTATGGACACTGACCCAGACTGAGGAGCATCTTTACTGCACTGTGTACCGAGGGGATAAGGGCCGGGTTGGCAGGCCCACACTGGAAGAGCTAAAGGCCGTGCGACAGTACTTCCAGCTGGATGTCAGCCTTGTTCAGCTGTATCACCATTGGAGTTCCGTGGACCCCCACTTTCAAGAGGTGACTCAGAAATTCCAAG GTGTGCGACTCCTGCAACAGGACCCCATCGAGTGCCTCTTCTCCTTCATCTGTTCCTCCAACAACAACATTGCCCGCATCACTGGCATGGTGGAGCGGCTCTGCCAGACCTTCGGACCTCGGCTCCTCCAGCTTGATGATGTCGCCTACCATGGATTCCCCAGCTTGCAGGCCCTGACTG GGCCACAGGTGGAGGCTCAGCTCAGGAAGCTGGGCCTGGGGTATCGTGCCCGCTACGTGAGTGCCAGTGCCCGAGCCATCCTGGAAGAACGgggtggacttccctggctgcAGCAGCTGCGCAAGGCCCCCTATGAGGAGGCCCATAAGGCCCTCTGCACCCTGCCTGGGGTAGGCACCAAG GTGGCCGACTGCATCTGCTTGATGGCCCTAGACAAGCCCCAGGCTGTGCCCGTGGACGTCCACGTGTGGCAGATCGCTCATTGTGACTACAGCTGGCACCCCACCACCGCCAAGGGTCCGAGCCCGCAGGCCAACAAGGAACTGG GTGCTGTTCAGTGCTGA
- the OGG1 gene encoding N-glycosylase/DNA lyase isoform X1 produces the protein MLARSLLQHSMRHRTLASVPALWASIPCPRSELRLDLVLASGQSFRWREQSPAHWSGVLADQVWTLTQTEEHLYCTVYRGDKGRVGRPTLEELKAVRQYFQLDVSLVQLYHHWSSVDPHFQEVTQKFQGVRLLQQDPIECLFSFICSSNNNIARITGMVERLCQTFGPRLLQLDDVAYHGFPSLQALTGPQVEAQLRKLGLGYRARYVSASARAILEERGGLPWLQQLRKAPYEEAHKALCTLPGVGTKVADCICLMALDKPQAVPVDVHVWQIAHCDYSWHPTTAKGPSPQANKELDSSPPHARCCSVLTCANPTELRSHQQSAERDAQGRKARWGHWTKGFPKHPSPPFPLLTPIQSHVGKGAPCSYLRGQAPSNQAVCATVWDGGCLGRQSYLWF, from the exons ATGTTAGCTCGCTCCCTTCTGCAGCATAGCATGAGACATCGCACTCTAGCCTCCGTCCCGGCCCTGTGGGCCTCCATCCCCTGTCCACGCTCTGAGCTGCGCCTGGACCTGGTTCTGGCTTCTGGACAGTCATTCCG GTGGAGGGAGCAAAGCCCTGCGCACTGGAGTGGCGTGCTGGCCGACCAGGTATGGACACTGACCCAGACTGAGGAGCATCTTTACTGCACTGTGTACCGAGGGGATAAGGGCCGGGTTGGCAGGCCCACACTGGAAGAGCTAAAGGCCGTGCGACAGTACTTCCAGCTGGATGTCAGCCTTGTTCAGCTGTATCACCATTGGAGTTCCGTGGACCCCCACTTTCAAGAGGTGACTCAGAAATTCCAAG GTGTGCGACTCCTGCAACAGGACCCCATCGAGTGCCTCTTCTCCTTCATCTGTTCCTCCAACAACAACATTGCCCGCATCACTGGCATGGTGGAGCGGCTCTGCCAGACCTTCGGACCTCGGCTCCTCCAGCTTGATGATGTCGCCTACCATGGATTCCCCAGCTTGCAGGCCCTGACTG GGCCACAGGTGGAGGCTCAGCTCAGGAAGCTGGGCCTGGGGTATCGTGCCCGCTACGTGAGTGCCAGTGCCCGAGCCATCCTGGAAGAACGgggtggacttccctggctgcAGCAGCTGCGCAAGGCCCCCTATGAGGAGGCCCATAAGGCCCTCTGCACCCTGCCTGGGGTAGGCACCAAG GTGGCCGACTGCATCTGCTTGATGGCCCTAGACAAGCCCCAGGCTGTGCCCGTGGACGTCCACGTGTGGCAGATCGCTCATTGTGACTACAGCTGGCACCCCACCACCGCCAAGGGTCCGAGCCCGCAGGCCAACAAGGAACTGG ACTCCTCCCCCCCCCACGCCAGGTGCTGTTCAGTGCTGACCTGCGCCAACCCCACCGAGCTCAGGAGCCACCAGCAAAGCGCAGAAAGAGATGCCCAGGGCCGGAAGGCTAGGTGGGGGCACTGGACGAAGGGATTCCCCAAACACCCCTCCCCACCATTCCCCCTTCTCACCCCCATCCAGTCTCATGTTGGAAAGGGGGCTCCCTGCAGCTACCTCAGGGGCCAGGCACCCTCAAATCAAGCAGTTTGCGCGACAGTGTGGGATGGGGGTTGTCTGGGGAGACAGAGCTACCTGTGGTTTTAA